The following coding sequences are from one Paracoccus alcaliphilus window:
- the ligD gene encoding DNA ligase D: MAALETYRKKRDFKATSEPRGRKSHKKGNSFVIQKHAATRLHYDLRLEMDGVLKSWAVTKGPSLNPDDKRLAVHVEDHPLDYGGFEGTIPKGQYGAGAVIVWDRGSWNPVADPDRGYAKGHLEFELSGEKLSGRWHLVRMRGKPGEKRENWLLIKGDDAAARAEGDPDILEQRPESVKTGRMVEDVAKGDVAPKTRALKASPLAPRAKKAALPEFVEPALATLRAAPPTGAQWLHEIKFDGYRLQARIDGSDIRLLTRSGLDWTDRFGAGIVDALRALPAETALLDGELVVETGNGASDFPTLQADLSKGRDDRFLLYVFDLLYLDGYDLRKAPLSDRKAALKKLLDAAPATLRYSDHFDESGALVLRHACRLSLEGIVSKQSDAPYRSGRGKGWIKSKCSARQEFVVAGYVPSTVSDKAIGSLVLGVYEDGALQHVGRVGTGFSVRVAEELQASLDKLRVNKSPFAQPLTATEARKVRYVRPELVAEIEFRAWTADGHLRHASFRGLREDKPAAEIVRETAGVKDAPARPQRRRVTLTHPDRIYWPDEGITKEGLADYHAEVWPLIAPYIVGRPLALLRCPTGIEGQKFFQKHAWKGMNKHIVPIHDPKDKKGAPLISITDLDGLMGLVQSAALEIHPWGTTIADWERPDTITMDLDPGEGVEWQAVIDAAHEVRQRLEDAGLAAFVKTSGGKGLHVVAPLKPKAGWAAVKSFAKAIADSMALDSPERYVSTIAKSKRRGRILIDYLRNQRGSTAVAAWSPRARPGAAVSMPLAWEELTPDIGPDHFTVANVPNRLAVLKADPWQAFRSAEKPLETKRKA, from the coding sequence ATGGCGGCACTGGAAACCTATCGCAAGAAGCGGGACTTCAAGGCCACGTCCGAGCCTCGCGGGCGGAAATCCCACAAGAAAGGCAACTCCTTCGTCATTCAGAAACATGCGGCGACACGGCTGCATTACGATCTGCGGCTGGAGATGGATGGCGTGCTGAAAAGCTGGGCCGTCACCAAGGGACCAAGCCTGAACCCCGATGACAAACGCCTTGCGGTCCATGTCGAGGATCATCCGCTGGACTATGGCGGCTTCGAGGGTACGATTCCAAAGGGGCAGTATGGTGCAGGTGCGGTGATTGTCTGGGATCGCGGCAGCTGGAACCCCGTGGCCGATCCCGATCGGGGCTATGCGAAGGGGCATCTGGAATTCGAACTGTCGGGCGAAAAGCTGTCGGGACGATGGCATCTGGTGCGGATGCGCGGCAAGCCCGGCGAAAAGCGCGAGAACTGGCTGCTGATCAAGGGCGATGATGCTGCGGCCCGTGCCGAGGGCGATCCCGATATTCTTGAGCAACGCCCCGAGTCGGTGAAGACCGGGCGCATGGTGGAGGATGTTGCGAAAGGCGATGTCGCACCGAAAACCAGAGCGCTCAAGGCCAGTCCCCTTGCGCCCCGCGCGAAAAAGGCCGCGTTGCCGGAGTTCGTGGAACCGGCGCTGGCGACATTGCGGGCTGCTCCGCCGACTGGTGCGCAATGGCTGCATGAGATCAAATTCGACGGCTACCGATTGCAGGCCCGGATCGACGGATCCGATATACGGCTGCTGACCCGCAGCGGACTGGATTGGACCGATCGCTTTGGAGCCGGGATTGTGGACGCGCTGCGCGCCCTGCCAGCTGAGACCGCATTGCTGGACGGCGAACTGGTGGTCGAAACAGGCAACGGCGCCTCGGATTTCCCGACCCTGCAAGCCGATCTGAGCAAGGGACGCGACGACCGTTTTCTGCTGTATGTGTTCGATCTGCTTTATCTCGACGGATATGATCTGCGCAAAGCCCCGTTGAGCGACCGAAAGGCGGCTTTGAAAAAGCTGCTGGACGCTGCTCCGGCGACGTTGCGCTACAGCGACCATTTCGATGAAAGCGGCGCGCTGGTTCTGCGCCATGCCTGCCGGTTGTCGCTGGAGGGGATCGTCTCGAAACAGTCCGATGCGCCCTATCGGTCAGGGCGCGGCAAGGGCTGGATCAAATCGAAATGCTCGGCGCGGCAGGAATTCGTGGTGGCGGGTTATGTGCCCTCGACGGTGTCGGACAAGGCCATCGGCTCGTTGGTGCTGGGTGTTTACGAGGATGGGGCGTTGCAGCATGTGGGACGGGTGGGCACTGGTTTTTCTGTCAGGGTCGCCGAAGAACTTCAGGCCAGCCTGGACAAGCTTCGGGTCAACAAAAGCCCATTCGCGCAACCGCTGACCGCGACCGAAGCGCGCAAGGTTCGCTATGTCCGCCCCGAACTGGTGGCCGAGATCGAGTTCCGGGCATGGACCGCCGACGGTCATCTGCGCCATGCGTCGTTCCGGGGCCTGCGCGAGGACAAGCCCGCCGCGGAAATCGTCCGCGAAACGGCGGGTGTGAAGGATGCGCCCGCCAGGCCCCAACGCCGTCGCGTCACGCTGACCCATCCCGACCGCATCTATTGGCCGGATGAGGGCATCACCAAAGAGGGGCTTGCGGATTACCATGCCGAAGTCTGGCCGCTGATCGCGCCTTATATCGTCGGGCGCCCGCTGGCGCTGCTGCGCTGCCCCACTGGCATCGAAGGCCAGAAGTTCTTTCAGAAGCATGCGTGGAAAGGGATGAACAAACATATCGTCCCCATCCACGATCCGAAGGACAAGAAGGGCGCGCCGCTGATCTCCATCACTGATCTGGACGGGCTGATGGGGTTGGTGCAATCCGCCGCACTCGAAATCCATCCTTGGGGTACGACCATCGCCGATTGGGAACGACCCGACACGATCACCATGGACCTCGATCCCGGTGAGGGCGTCGAATGGCAGGCGGTGATCGACGCCGCGCATGAGGTGCGGCAGCGGCTGGAGGACGCGGGGCTTGCGGCTTTTGTGAAAACCTCGGGTGGGAAGGGGCTGCATGTCGTCGCACCCCTGAAACCCAAGGCGGGATGGGCGGCGGTCAAGAGCTTTGCCAAGGCCATCGCCGACAGCATGGCCCTGGACAGTCCGGAACGATATGTCTCGACCATTGCGAAATCGAAGCGGCGCGGCAGGATCCTGATCGACTATCTGCGCAATCAGCGAGGCTCGACGGCGGTCGCTGCGTGGTCACCCCGCGCCCGGCCCGGCGCTGCGGTGTCGATGCCCTTGGCGTGGGAGGAACTGACCCCCGATATCGGCCCGGATCATTTCACGGTGGCGAATGTGCCCAACCGCCTTGCGGTGCTGAAAGCCGATCCGTGGCAGGCGTTTCGTTCCGCGGAAAAGCCTCTGGAGACGAAGCGCAAAGCCTGA
- a CDS encoding Ku protein produces MAPRANWKGVLKIGEVSCPVALYTAASTSDRIVFHTLNRKTGHRVRRQLVDNETGKPVGRDDQVKGYETSAGEYVVLQPEEIASAVPDSDKVLAVSAFIGCVDIDTVYFDRPYYLAPSDPTGQEAFALIREAMRARKVAALARTVLFRRVRSVLIRAHGAGLIATTLNFDHQVRSATEAFDDIPDVKIKGEMLDLAKHIIGTKMGEFDPNDFDDRYDAALADLVRAKLEGRKITPVKAQKRGKVVDLMEALRESAGVTDKKPRKSRSESKAKPATSRKKAG; encoded by the coding sequence ATGGCGCCCAGAGCGAACTGGAAGGGAGTCCTGAAGATCGGCGAGGTCAGCTGTCCGGTCGCGCTTTATACCGCAGCCTCGACCTCGGATCGCATCGTCTTTCATACGCTGAACCGCAAGACCGGCCACCGGGTGCGCCGTCAACTCGTGGACAATGAGACGGGAAAGCCGGTCGGGCGCGACGATCAGGTCAAGGGATATGAGACCAGCGCAGGGGAATATGTGGTGCTGCAACCCGAGGAAATCGCCTCGGCCGTGCCCGACAGCGACAAGGTGCTGGCAGTCTCGGCCTTCATCGGTTGCGTCGATATCGACACCGTCTATTTCGACAGGCCCTATTATCTTGCCCCGTCGGATCCCACGGGGCAAGAGGCCTTTGCCCTGATCCGCGAGGCGATGCGTGCGCGAAAGGTGGCGGCGCTGGCCCGGACGGTCCTGTTCCGTCGCGTCCGGAGCGTGTTGATCCGCGCGCATGGCGCGGGGCTGATCGCGACGACGCTGAATTTCGACCATCAGGTGCGTTCGGCGACCGAGGCTTTCGATGATATCCCCGATGTGAAGATCAAGGGCGAGATGCTGGATCTGGCCAAGCATATCATTGGCACAAAAATGGGTGAATTCGATCCGAATGATTTCGACGACCGCTATGATGCTGCGCTGGCCGATCTGGTCAGAGCCAAGCTGGAAGGCCGCAAGATCACCCCGGTGAAGGCGCAAAAACGCGGCAAGGTGGTCGATCTGATGGAAGCCCTGCGTGAAAGCGCGGGGGTAACTGACAAGAAGCCGCGCAAATCACGGTCGGAAAGCAAGGCAAAACCCGCCACCAGCCGCAAGAAGGCAGGCTGA
- a CDS encoding type II toxin-antitoxin system RelE/ParE family toxin: MPRGDKPKYTDKQERKADHIAESYEKQGVSEKEAERRAWATVNKDDGGGNKSGSGRGKRTGNPAAKKGGEKGGKASAARPAAERSRSAKKAAETRKHNKDKD; encoded by the coding sequence ATGCCACGTGGCGACAAGCCGAAATATACGGACAAGCAGGAACGCAAAGCCGATCATATTGCTGAAAGCTATGAAAAGCAGGGTGTTTCCGAGAAAGAGGCTGAACGGCGGGCCTGGGCGACCGTCAACAAGGATGATGGTGGTGGCAACAAATCCGGCTCGGGCCGGGGAAAGCGGACGGGTAATCCAGCCGCGAAAAAGGGCGGCGAGAAAGGTGGCAAGGCTTCCGCCGCGCGTCCTGCGGCGGAACGGTCCAGATCCGCCAAGAAGGCGGCCGAGACCCGCAAGCACAACAAGGATAAAGACTAG
- a CDS encoding DNA topoisomerase IB: MPKDAPAIPDPCAAAKEAGLVYVNADMPGISRIRAGTGFSYRDAQGHRITDQEERRRLAALAVPPAYTDVWICPDPRGHIQATGRDARGRKQYRYHPDFRALRDSAKYDHMLEFAGLLPKIRAQVDQDMSRRGLPAHKVLATVVFLLENTMIRVGNSDYARQNRSHGLTTLRDRHVRFNGNEVRFRFNGKGGKEWDLGIRDRRVARIVRAAQDIPGQHLFQYLDKDGVRQKITSTDVNDYLREITGSEVTAKDFRTWTGTVLAALALSEYEGFDSETAARSNIREAIESVASRLGNTPAICRKCYVHPQIIEAYLAKELTLDLRDQIDDDLKKPGLRHEEKQVLKFLKKRLRT; encoded by the coding sequence ATGCCCAAGGACGCCCCTGCCATCCCGGACCCCTGCGCCGCCGCGAAAGAGGCGGGGCTGGTCTATGTCAATGCCGACATGCCGGGGATTAGCCGCATTCGTGCGGGCACGGGCTTTTCCTATCGCGATGCGCAGGGCCACAGGATCACCGATCAGGAGGAACGCAGGCGTCTGGCGGCGCTGGCGGTGCCGCCCGCCTATACCGATGTCTGGATCTGCCCTGATCCGCGTGGCCATATTCAGGCCACGGGCCGGGACGCGCGCGGGCGCAAGCAATACCGCTATCACCCGGATTTCCGCGCGCTGCGCGACAGTGCGAAATACGATCACATGCTGGAATTCGCAGGGCTTCTGCCAAAGATCCGGGCACAGGTCGATCAGGACATGTCGCGTCGTGGGCTGCCTGCCCACAAGGTGCTGGCGACCGTGGTGTTCCTGCTGGAAAACACCATGATCCGCGTCGGCAACAGCGATTATGCCCGCCAGAACCGGTCCCATGGGCTGACCACGCTGCGCGACCGGCATGTCAGGTTCAACGGCAATGAGGTACGGTTCCGCTTCAACGGCAAGGGCGGCAAGGAATGGGATCTGGGTATCCGCGATCGCCGTGTGGCCCGGATCGTGCGTGCCGCGCAGGACATTCCCGGCCAGCACCTGTTTCAGTATCTGGATAAGGACGGCGTGCGGCAGAAGATCACCTCGACGGATGTGAACGACTATCTGCGCGAGATTACGGGCAGCGAGGTGACCGCCAAGGATTTCCGCACTTGGACCGGCACGGTGCTGGCGGCGCTGGCCCTGTCGGAATACGAGGGTTTCGACAGCGAGACCGCCGCCAGAAGCAATATCCGCGAGGCCATCGAAAGCGTCGCCAGCCGTTTGGGCAATACGCCTGCCATCTGCCGCAAATGCTATGTTCACCCGCAGATCATCGAGGCCTATCTCGCTAAAGAGCTGACGCTGGACCTGCGCGATCAGATCGATGACGACCTGAAAAAGCCCGGCTTGCGGCACGAGGAAAAGCAGGTTCTGAAGTTTCTCAAAAAGCGGCTGAGGACATGA
- a CDS encoding group II intron maturase-specific domain-containing protein encodes MCPRSLSPGWVGYFRCFYKSALYSTLRLIDAHLVRWVMRKWTYKRFKQRPRQAWLWLAGITKSTPGLFTHWSLLYANG; translated from the coding sequence TTGTGTCCGCGATCTTTGAGCCCAGGATGGGTCGGCTACTTCAGATGCTTCTACAAATCGGCGCTATATTCGACATTACGTCTGATCGACGCTCATTTGGTCCGTTGGGTGATGCGGAAGTGGACATATAAACGCTTCAAGCAACGGCCTAGGCAAGCGTGGCTCTGGCTCGCCGGAATTACGAAATCCACGCCGGGATTGTTCACCCACTGGTCTCTTCTTTACGCAAATGGCTGA
- a CDS encoding Gfo/Idh/MocA family protein produces the protein MPDKPIRVGFIGLNPGIHWAATAHIPAIKALTADFHVVGVANTSLASARNAADAFGLPHAFEDAQALVASPEVDLVVVTVKVPHRHALVAAALETGKHVYCEWPLGNGLAEAQELADLAEAKGVVAVAGTQMRAAPEVEYLRQLIADGYVGEVLSTTLIGSGGQWGAETDAAHGYLYDRNNGATLLSIPLGHTLAGLQEVLGGFGAISARLINRRETVHVTDTGQTIPVTTPDQVLVQGALQSGAAISIHYRGGMSRGTNLLWEINGTQGDIQVTGASGHGQIVQLSIRGGNGDASGLTPLVPPASAYEGWPDNSTVRNVARLYARIAEDIRKGTRTAPSFRDAVALHEVIDRIEQAAAREPQ, from the coding sequence ATGCCTGACAAACCGATCCGTGTCGGCTTCATCGGCCTCAATCCCGGTATCCATTGGGCGGCGACGGCCCATATCCCGGCGATCAAGGCGCTGACGGCGGATTTTCACGTGGTCGGCGTGGCCAATACCAGCCTTGCCAGCGCCCGAAACGCCGCAGATGCCTTCGGCCTGCCGCATGCGTTCGAGGACGCGCAGGCGCTGGTCGCCTCGCCCGAGGTCGATCTTGTCGTCGTCACCGTCAAGGTGCCCCATCGCCATGCTTTGGTCGCGGCGGCGCTGGAGACGGGTAAGCATGTCTATTGCGAATGGCCGCTCGGCAATGGTCTGGCCGAGGCGCAGGAGCTTGCGGATCTCGCTGAGGCGAAAGGCGTGGTCGCGGTGGCGGGTACGCAGATGCGGGCCGCGCCCGAGGTCGAATATCTGCGCCAGCTGATCGCGGATGGCTATGTCGGCGAGGTCCTCTCGACCACGCTGATCGGCAGCGGCGGCCAGTGGGGCGCCGAAACCGACGCCGCCCATGGCTATCTTTATGACAGGAACAACGGGGCGACGCTGCTGAGCATCCCTCTGGGCCATACGCTGGCCGGCCTGCAGGAGGTTCTGGGCGGATTCGGTGCGATATCGGCGCGGCTGATCAATCGCCGCGAAACCGTTCATGTCACGGACACGGGCCAGACGATCCCGGTCACCACCCCCGATCAGGTTCTGGTGCAGGGCGCGCTGCAAAGCGGCGCGGCAATCTCGATACATTATCGCGGCGGCATGTCCCGCGGCACTAACCTGCTGTGGGAGATCAACGGGACGCAAGGCGACATCCAGGTGACCGGCGCGTCCGGCCATGGCCAAATCGTGCAGCTGTCGATCCGGGGCGGCAATGGCGATGCGAGCGGACTGACCCCGCTGGTGCCCCCCGCCTCGGCTTATGAGGGCTGGCCGGACAATTCGACCGTACGCAATGTCGCCCGCCTCTATGCGCGGATCGCGGAAGATATCCGCAAAGGCACCCGCACCGCCCCCAGCTTCCGCGATGCCGTTGCCCTGCATGAGGTGATCGACAGGATCGAACAGGCCGCAGCACGCGAACCGCAATGA
- a CDS encoding DUF6900 domain-containing protein — protein sequence MDEQATRTTLERIARTHFHQLRDRKDPLTGQGSDSADFIDTGILAIRAALEEAYTCGWADAEAHHSLQD from the coding sequence ATGGACGAACAAGCCACCCGCACTACCCTGGAAAGAATCGCCAGAACCCACTTCCACCAGCTGAGAGACCGCAAAGACCCCCTGACCGGGCAGGGCAGCGACAGTGCCGACTTCATCGACACGGGGATATTGGCGATCCGGGCCGCCCTTGAGGAAGCCTATACCTGCGGATGGGCCGACGCCGAAGCGCACCACAGTCTGCAAGACTGA
- a CDS encoding GIY-YIG nuclease family protein, with the protein MTKAYRKNTRLDLSQAGLQIIDMPIPGAWHDLARQKGMTIVARVQDRYHLALACDACGKPSRHKISALRVCQPQCPHCLESQWQADAERAGLTFLRRDPDDNMYSWYRAPCGHELRRQPDRMRQIAAGKNGSRCEICHAAREAAEAETCGWSLLGPDPEGDVSYRLYQHGCGHQQRIARANMQTNRFACTNCGTCWSAAPSWLYLLRMTFPDFGPVVKCGYSRDPASRMHFQLGMSTDLGSKLVTQIPMATGHDAIRTEKRLHRKLRRTHPDSVLPPEIIARHLNVVSEVYDAALEPIILAELTRIAASTQT; encoded by the coding sequence ATGACCAAAGCATATCGTAAAAACACCAGGCTGGACCTGTCCCAAGCGGGTCTGCAGATCATCGACATGCCGATCCCGGGCGCATGGCACGACCTTGCGCGTCAGAAGGGCATGACCATCGTCGCCCGGGTACAGGATCGCTATCATCTCGCGCTGGCTTGCGACGCTTGCGGCAAGCCGAGCCGCCACAAGATCTCGGCGCTGCGCGTCTGTCAGCCGCAATGCCCGCATTGCCTCGAATCTCAGTGGCAGGCGGATGCCGAGCGGGCAGGACTGACATTCCTGCGCCGCGATCCCGATGACAATATGTACAGCTGGTATCGCGCGCCTTGCGGCCATGAGCTACGGCGCCAGCCGGATCGCATGCGCCAGATTGCTGCCGGAAAGAATGGCTCGCGCTGTGAGATCTGCCATGCCGCGCGCGAAGCGGCGGAGGCCGAGACCTGCGGCTGGTCTCTGCTCGGTCCCGATCCCGAAGGCGATGTCTCTTATCGCCTCTATCAGCATGGTTGCGGCCATCAGCAGCGCATCGCGCGAGCCAATATGCAGACGAACCGGTTTGCCTGCACAAACTGCGGCACATGCTGGTCTGCCGCGCCAAGCTGGCTCTACCTGTTGCGGATGACATTCCCGGATTTTGGACCCGTAGTCAAATGTGGCTACAGCCGTGATCCCGCATCCCGGATGCACTTCCAACTCGGCATGTCGACGGATCTTGGCAGCAAGCTGGTCACCCAAATCCCCATGGCGACGGGCCACGACGCGATCCGCACCGAGAAGCGCCTGCACAGGAAACTCCGACGCACCCACCCGGATTCCGTGCTGCCGCCGGAGATCATCGCCCGACATCTCAATGTTGTCAGCGAGGTCTACGACGCCGCGTTGGAGCCGATCATCCTTGCCGAACTGACGCGGATCGCAGCCAGCACGCAGACATAG
- a CDS encoding AAA family ATPase, which yields MARTSRFEQSYLFSQGDLMLQCLPFSVKDHPDWIGYAHALIARQRDILQEEEAEIRTLAAERKQPAQPELDWPPDSREPRDSTERDKEVVADHAQGDATATVAAIKRRSRRPLSLARLLMLLRLASVFGSADAFEKHLRAHPVTVLRGFATGDVSDVVRIIGDLMVPEQWECLSRADFQSYAPPAFVLLHPEVRHDKIEPASLVTYAERIAEVMDTGLPLMLLIPDDVILPEELRPILPEPITLALLSPAILLLALDTCYPDAGVLTDRSLADRLPADQAIARLTPLALRLAFAAQGIEEAITRLAQAAPKAEASVPHLDRIADDNPALPAARRIVADLRDWQAGEVAWSELTRSLLLYGPPGTGKTWLAQAMAASAGIGHVSGSFAEWQAAGHLGHMLDAMRKTFARAFAAAPAILTIDEIDAVGSRSDSDDHARNYRVQVVNAFLEQMDAISRKEGLIVIGTCNNPQRIDPAILRAGRFDLHIEVGRPGPDALAQILRGKLGDGFDPGGIADLARAASGCTPAQIDAAVRMARSLCRAERRNLRLDDIRIALALPPQHDGLDWRIALHEAGHAVVCSALKLGEITRITLTPQGGEIARKLPHHQTLLADMEDEIAYTLAGRAAERLVLGDASAGAGGGEESDLAIATRIAIMIETHFGLGSQGPIWSGTQEIGRLDAATQKLVRARLRDSEVRAATILRQHQAQLIAMAQELQQKRHLSSDDLRRHDLGGRGTEFAHMPQERRAAAPPLVEGPVAEPDSD from the coding sequence ATGGCCCGGACATCCCGGTTCGAACAGTCATACCTCTTTTCTCAAGGTGATCTCATGCTTCAATGCCTCCCCTTTTCTGTAAAGGACCACCCCGACTGGATCGGTTATGCCCATGCGTTGATCGCGCGGCAGCGCGACATCCTGCAAGAAGAAGAGGCCGAGATCCGCACCCTCGCCGCTGAAAGAAAACAGCCTGCACAGCCGGAACTCGACTGGCCGCCCGACAGTCGGGAGCCACGTGACAGCACGGAGCGTGACAAAGAGGTCGTCGCTGATCATGCCCAAGGTGATGCCACTGCAACCGTGGCGGCGATCAAACGCAGATCGCGCCGGCCGCTCTCGCTCGCCCGCCTGCTGATGCTACTGCGGCTGGCGAGCGTCTTCGGTTCTGCCGACGCATTTGAAAAGCATCTGAGGGCACATCCTGTTACGGTGCTGCGCGGTTTTGCAACCGGAGACGTGTCCGATGTCGTCCGCATCATCGGTGATCTCATGGTCCCGGAGCAATGGGAGTGCCTGTCACGAGCCGATTTCCAGAGCTACGCGCCACCCGCCTTCGTTCTGCTGCATCCGGAGGTTCGCCACGACAAGATCGAGCCGGCCAGCCTTGTCACCTACGCCGAACGGATCGCGGAGGTCATGGACACCGGCCTTCCCTTGATGCTGCTGATCCCCGACGACGTGATTCTGCCCGAGGAGCTGCGCCCGATCCTGCCCGAACCAATCACCCTGGCGCTGCTGTCACCCGCGATCCTGCTCTTGGCTTTGGATACATGCTATCCGGATGCCGGTGTGCTGACCGACAGATCCCTGGCGGATCGTCTCCCCGCTGATCAGGCCATCGCCCGACTGACGCCGCTGGCCTTGCGCCTCGCTTTCGCGGCACAAGGCATCGAGGAGGCGATCACGCGCCTGGCGCAGGCCGCGCCCAAAGCCGAAGCATCAGTCCCGCATCTCGACCGGATCGCCGACGATAATCCCGCCCTGCCCGCCGCGCGCCGCATCGTCGCCGACCTGCGCGACTGGCAAGCCGGCGAGGTCGCATGGTCGGAACTGACCCGTTCGCTCTTGCTCTACGGCCCACCCGGGACAGGCAAGACATGGCTCGCGCAGGCCATGGCCGCCAGCGCCGGCATCGGCCATGTCAGCGGCAGTTTCGCCGAATGGCAGGCCGCCGGGCATCTCGGCCATATGCTCGACGCCATGCGCAAGACCTTCGCACGAGCCTTCGCCGCGGCGCCGGCGATCCTCACGATCGACGAGATCGACGCGGTCGGCTCGCGCAGTGACAGCGATGATCACGCCCGCAATTACCGCGTGCAAGTCGTCAACGCGTTTCTCGAGCAAATGGATGCGATCTCGCGCAAAGAGGGCCTCATCGTCATCGGCACCTGCAACAACCCGCAGCGCATCGATCCGGCGATCCTGCGCGCAGGCCGGTTCGATCTTCATATTGAGGTCGGCCGTCCCGGCCCCGATGCATTGGCGCAGATCCTGCGCGGCAAGCTGGGCGATGGTTTTGATCCAGGCGGGATCGCCGACCTCGCCCGGGCAGCCTCCGGCTGCACCCCCGCTCAGATCGACGCCGCTGTACGAATGGCCCGCTCGCTCTGCCGGGCGGAACGCCGAAATCTGCGTCTGGACGACATCCGCATCGCGCTCGCACTGCCGCCGCAGCATGACGGGCTCGACTGGCGCATCGCCCTCCACGAAGCCGGCCATGCGGTGGTCTGCTCCGCGCTGAAGCTCGGTGAGATCACCCGCATCACCCTGACGCCGCAGGGTGGCGAGATCGCCCGCAAGCTGCCGCACCATCAGACGCTGCTTGCGGATATGGAAGACGAGATTGCTTATACGCTGGCGGGACGTGCCGCAGAACGGCTGGTCCTCGGCGATGCCTCGGCCGGCGCCGGCGGCGGCGAGGAGTCCGATCTGGCCATCGCAACCCGCATCGCCATCATGATCGAGACGCATTTCGGCCTCGGATCGCAGGGGCCGATCTGGTCGGGAACCCAGGAGATCGGCAGGCTCGATGCGGCAACGCAGAAGCTGGTCAGAGCGCGGCTTCGGGACAGTGAAGTCCGGGCTGCCACGATCCTGCGCCAGCACCAAGCGCAGTTGATCGCGATGGCCCAGGAATTGCAGCAGAAACGACATCTCTCCAGCGATGATCTGCGCCGGCATGACTTGGGCGGGCGAGGCACCGAATTCGCACACATGCCGCAGGAAAGGCGCGCCGCTGCGCCTCCACTCGTGGAGGGGCCGGTGGCAGAGCCGGATTCCGACTGA
- a CDS encoding DUF6634 family protein, giving the protein MTPEQYRQFQRGLDAIREAERGPTGDALASTPTLDLWRVLIDRRPYPMLVLWGEVSGHPKLGTDMITTSRLIALNRNAGWARSVSRWYKLGRPFAAFEADLASRMGQANAKPGSLVFHLPGFAAIDDAVALEQILADHIALMRRIGANHGID; this is encoded by the coding sequence ATGACCCCGGAACAGTATCGGCAATTCCAGCGCGGCCTCGACGCGATCCGCGAAGCAGAACGTGGCCCAACGGGCGACGCTCTTGCCTCCACACCGACCCTCGACCTCTGGCGCGTCCTGATCGACCGGCGCCCATATCCGATGCTGGTACTCTGGGGCGAAGTGTCAGGGCATCCCAAGCTCGGCACGGACATGATTACGACCTCCCGGCTGATCGCCCTCAACCGCAACGCCGGCTGGGCGCGCAGCGTGAGCCGATGGTACAAGCTGGGCAGACCATTTGCCGCGTTCGAAGCCGATTTGGCCAGCAGGATGGGCCAAGCCAATGCCAAGCCAGGATCGCTCGTGTTTCATCTGCCCGGCTTTGCAGCCATCGACGACGCGGTGGCGCTGGAACAAATCCTCGCCGACCATATCGCGCTCATGCGCAGGATCGGCGCAAATCACGGAATTGACTGA